The following are encoded in a window of Streptomyces sp. Go-475 genomic DNA:
- a CDS encoding ATP-binding protein: MKQSAAKSLGVAALGAAFAAAGAGAANAAAPALPDTARTLETATAALPAEQLSQTLPGSGEALGQGQTATSAGLAAAQPVAEQLLAEGPTGPAAKLLGGLPVQGLPTHGLPVNGVPVG; the protein is encoded by the coding sequence ATGAAGCAGTCTGCTGCCAAGTCCCTCGGTGTCGCCGCTCTCGGTGCCGCCTTCGCCGCCGCCGGTGCGGGCGCCGCCAACGCCGCCGCCCCGGCCCTGCCGGACACCGCCCGGACGCTGGAGACCGCCACCGCGGCGCTCCCGGCGGAGCAGCTCTCCCAGACGCTGCCGGGCTCGGGCGAGGCGCTGGGCCAGGGGCAGACGGCGACCAGCGCCGGTCTCGCCGCCGCCCAGCCGGTCGCCGAGCAGCTGCTCGCCGAGGGTCCGACCGGCCCGGCCGCCAAGCTGCTCGGCGGGCTCCCGGTGCAGGGCCTGCCCACGCACGGCCTGCCGGTGAACGGCGTTCCGGTCGGCTGA
- a CDS encoding PspC domain-containing protein yields the protein MSRLARPTHGRMIGGVCAALAQRFGTSATTMRVIFLVSCLLPGPQFLLYIALWILFPSEDKARNKAQTAW from the coding sequence ATGTCCCGCCTCGCCCGCCCCACCCACGGCCGCATGATCGGCGGAGTGTGCGCCGCGCTGGCCCAGCGCTTCGGCACCTCCGCGACGACGATGCGGGTGATCTTCCTGGTCTCGTGCCTGCTGCCCGGACCGCAGTTCCTGCTGTACATCGCGCTGTGGATCCTGTTCCCCTCCGAGGACAAGGCGCGCAACAAGGCGCAGACGGCCTGGTAA
- a CDS encoding STAS domain-containing protein: MTPPVLVLPGSVTRDEVRGLSDDVRALLHGSGARVVVCDVGGMGPPGLATVDLLARLQLAARRAGGRIRLRDPDPALRALLDLVGLRFEVEGQVEEREPALGVEEAVEPGDPAV, translated from the coding sequence ATGACACCGCCCGTGCTCGTACTGCCCGGCTCCGTCACCCGGGACGAGGTGAGAGGGCTGAGCGACGACGTGCGGGCACTGCTGCACGGCAGTGGCGCCCGGGTCGTGGTGTGCGATGTCGGAGGCATGGGGCCGCCGGGCCTCGCCACCGTGGACCTGCTGGCGCGGCTGCAGCTGGCCGCCCGCCGGGCCGGCGGCCGGATCAGGCTGCGCGACCCCGACCCGGCCCTACGCGCGCTCCTCGACCTGGTCGGCCTCCGCTTCGAGGTGGAGGGGCAGGTCGAAGAGCGGGAACCAGCGCTGGGTGTCGAGGAAGCAGTGGAACCCGGTGATCCGGCCGTCTGA
- a CDS encoding sigma-70 family RNA polymerase sigma factor → MANGTATPTDLDTRLEAHRTELTGYCYRMLGSSFEAEDAVQDTMVRAWRSYDKFEGRSSLRSWLYRIATNVCLDMLTAGNKRARPMDLTDSTPLAQAALSPRPDNTWLEPMPDARVLPTTDDPAEAAVAKESVRLAFMAALQQLPAKQRAVLILREVLAWKASEVAELLDTSVASVNSALQRARATLAERQEPGADAAVSDPLDEDQQKLLDRYVAAFEGYDMTALTALLHEDAVMTMPPFDLWLTGVRDITGFMTTLGAPCAGSRLVPVQVNGLPGFAQYKPDPEKGGFTPWAVQVLEISDGRITGFHCFLDTQRWFPLFDLPLHLEAEADQVEERA, encoded by the coding sequence ATGGCGAACGGCACGGCGACACCGACGGATCTGGACACCAGGCTGGAGGCACACCGGACCGAGCTGACGGGGTACTGCTACCGGATGCTCGGCTCCTCCTTCGAGGCCGAGGACGCGGTGCAGGACACGATGGTCCGCGCCTGGCGCAGCTACGACAAGTTCGAGGGCCGCTCCAGCCTGCGCTCCTGGCTCTACCGCATCGCGACCAACGTGTGCCTGGACATGCTGACCGCGGGCAACAAGCGCGCCCGGCCCATGGACCTCACCGATTCCACCCCGCTCGCCCAGGCGGCCCTCTCCCCCCGACCGGACAACACCTGGCTGGAGCCCATGCCGGACGCCCGTGTGCTGCCCACGACCGACGACCCGGCGGAGGCGGCGGTCGCCAAGGAGTCGGTGCGGCTCGCCTTCATGGCCGCCCTGCAGCAGCTGCCGGCCAAGCAGCGGGCCGTGCTGATCCTGCGGGAGGTCCTGGCCTGGAAGGCGAGCGAGGTCGCCGAGCTGCTGGACACGTCCGTGGCGTCGGTCAACAGCGCCCTCCAGCGGGCCCGGGCCACCCTCGCCGAGCGGCAGGAGCCGGGCGCCGACGCGGCCGTCTCCGACCCGCTGGACGAGGACCAGCAGAAGCTGCTGGACCGCTACGTCGCGGCCTTCGAGGGCTACGACATGACGGCGCTGACGGCCCTGCTGCACGAGGACGCGGTCATGACGATGCCGCCGTTCGACCTGTGGCTGACCGGCGTGCGGGACATCACCGGCTTCATGACCACCCTCGGCGCGCCCTGCGCGGGCTCCCGGCTGGTGCCGGTGCAGGTCAACGGCCTGCCCGGGTTCGCGCAGTACAAGCCGGACCCGGAGAAGGGCGGCTTCACGCCGTGGGCGGTCCAGGTGCTGGAGATCTCAGACGGCCGGATCACCGGGTTCCACTGCTTCCTCGACACCCAGCGCTGGTTCCCGCTCTTCGACCTGCCCCTCCACCTCGAAGCGGAGGCCGACCAGGTCGAGGAGCGCGCGTAG
- a CDS encoding VanZ family protein, with protein sequence MQRQGSIGGSAAFRIRVTGGVLLVAHLAFVAWFTLRPLDVPWVMPANLRPFAGVRADLALGWPEAARHIGEKLALLAPLGVLLPMASGRLFVSPLASLLRTVAAGALLSLGIELLQTGVPGQVVDVDSLFLNTAGVALAHLALVPAGRSWLRRRTTARPPRTPLVPEEPAQGRTPTIPRVGIAPWSDALPPSSP encoded by the coding sequence GTGCAGCGTCAAGGCTCCATCGGCGGCAGCGCCGCGTTCCGCATCCGTGTGACAGGAGGTGTCCTCCTCGTCGCACACCTCGCGTTCGTCGCCTGGTTCACGCTGCGGCCGCTGGACGTTCCCTGGGTGATGCCCGCCAACCTGCGGCCGTTCGCCGGGGTCAGAGCCGATCTCGCCCTGGGCTGGCCGGAGGCGGCCCGCCACATCGGCGAGAAGCTGGCCCTGCTCGCCCCGCTGGGCGTGCTGCTGCCGATGGCGAGCGGCAGGCTGTTCGTCTCGCCGCTGGCGTCCCTGCTGCGCACCGTCGCGGCCGGCGCCCTGCTGTCGCTGGGCATCGAACTGCTGCAGACCGGTGTCCCCGGCCAGGTCGTCGACGTCGACTCGCTGTTCCTGAACACCGCGGGCGTGGCCCTCGCGCACCTCGCGCTGGTTCCCGCCGGCCGCTCCTGGCTGCGCCGCCGCACCACCGCGCGCCCGCCCCGCACGCCCCTGGTCCCGGAGGAGCCGGCTCAGGGTCGGACCCCGACGATTCCCAGGGTCGGGATCGCCCCGTGGAGCGACGCTTTGCCCCCTTCGTCTCCGTAG
- a CDS encoding adenosine deaminase has translation MTSQTIANTPTPDQIHRAPKVLLHDHLDGGLRPATIVELARDSGYSQLPDTDPEKLGVWFREAADSGSLERYLETFSHTVGVMQTRDALVRVAAECAEDLAADGVVYAEVRYAPEQHLEGGLSLEEVVEAVNEGFREGERRARENGQRIRVGALLTAMRHAARALEIAELANRYRDLGVVGFDIAGAEAGYPPTRHLDAFEYLKRENNHFTIHAGEAFGLPSIWQALQWCGADRLGHGVRIIDDIQVHEDGRVELGRLASYVRDKRIPLELCPSSNLQTGAASSYAEHPIGLLRRLHFRATVNTDNRLMSHTSMSREFEHLVEAFGYTLDDMQWFSVNAMKSAFIPFDERLAMINDVIKPGYAELKSEWLFRQTASTSGSANTEG, from the coding sequence ATGACGAGCCAGACCATCGCGAACACCCCGACACCGGACCAGATCCACCGGGCGCCCAAGGTCCTGCTGCACGATCATCTCGACGGCGGACTGCGCCCCGCCACCATCGTCGAACTCGCCCGCGACAGCGGCTACTCCCAGCTCCCCGACACCGACCCGGAGAAGCTCGGCGTCTGGTTCCGCGAGGCCGCCGACTCCGGTTCCCTGGAGCGGTACCTGGAGACGTTCTCGCACACCGTCGGCGTCATGCAGACCCGCGACGCCCTGGTCCGGGTCGCCGCCGAGTGCGCCGAGGACCTCGCCGCGGACGGTGTCGTCTACGCCGAGGTGCGCTACGCCCCCGAACAGCACCTGGAGGGCGGCCTGAGCCTCGAAGAGGTCGTCGAGGCCGTCAACGAGGGCTTCCGGGAAGGGGAGCGGCGCGCCCGGGAGAACGGTCAGCGCATCCGCGTGGGCGCCCTCCTCACCGCCATGCGGCACGCCGCCCGGGCCCTGGAGATCGCCGAACTCGCCAACCGGTACCGGGACCTGGGCGTCGTCGGCTTCGACATCGCGGGTGCCGAGGCCGGCTACCCGCCCACCCGGCACCTGGACGCCTTCGAGTACCTCAAGCGCGAGAACAACCACTTCACCATCCACGCCGGCGAGGCGTTCGGGCTGCCGTCCATCTGGCAGGCCCTCCAGTGGTGCGGCGCCGACCGGCTCGGGCACGGCGTGCGGATCATCGACGACATCCAGGTCCACGAGGACGGCCGGGTCGAACTGGGGCGGCTCGCCTCCTACGTCCGCGACAAGCGCATCCCGCTGGAGCTGTGCCCGAGCTCCAACCTCCAGACCGGGGCCGCCTCCTCCTACGCCGAGCACCCCATCGGGCTGCTGCGCCGGCTGCACTTCCGGGCCACGGTCAACACGGACAACCGCCTGATGTCCCACACCAGCATGAGCCGGGAATTCGAGCACCTTGTCGAGGCGTTCGGTTACACGCTCGACGACATGCAGTGGTTCTCCGTCAATGCGATGAAATCAGCGTTCATTCCTTTCGATGAACGACTGGCCATGATCAATGACGTGATCAAGCCCGGTTATGCCGAGCTGAAATCCGAATGGCTGTTCCGGCAGACGGCCTCTACCAGCGGTTCTGCGAATACCGAGGGCTGA
- a CDS encoding MFS transporter: MSPASTGASTTVGAEASVPAVDSRMSPGGPGYRRMSLALFLAGVATFALLYSTQALLPLISGEFGVAASDASWTVAAATGGLALFVLPMSALSERFGRRTVMTASLAVAVTVGLLVPFAPSLGVLVVLRALQGAALAGLPASATAYLAEEVSPKALVTAIGLFVAGNSVGGMSGRVITGWVAQEWGWRVAVGVIGAIAVACAVAFRVLLPAPRNFRAGSLRPRVLARTVRAHLSNPLLCRLYAIGALFMTVFGGVYTVIGYRLTEAPFSLPQGIIGSVFLVYLVGTVSASTAGRLVGRLGRRGALYAAGGTTAAGLLLSLAGSLPLVLLGLVLITGGFFAGHAVASSAVSKTASHGRAQASALYQSAYYVGSSAGSTVGALAFHAGGWPGTVGVGLLAVLGVVTITVFGTRAARLQRRLATAA, encoded by the coding sequence ATGTCTCCCGCCAGTACCGGGGCGTCCACCACCGTGGGCGCCGAAGCGTCTGTCCCTGCCGTCGACTCACGTATGTCCCCGGGCGGGCCCGGCTACCGCCGGATGAGCCTCGCCCTCTTCCTCGCGGGTGTCGCGACCTTCGCGCTGCTGTACTCCACGCAGGCGCTGCTCCCGCTGATCTCCGGCGAGTTCGGGGTGGCGGCGAGCGACGCGAGCTGGACGGTGGCCGCCGCGACGGGCGGGCTGGCGCTGTTCGTCCTGCCGATGAGCGCCCTGTCGGAGCGCTTCGGACGGCGGACGGTCATGACGGCCTCGCTGGCGGTGGCGGTGACCGTCGGGCTGCTGGTGCCCTTCGCCCCCTCGCTCGGTGTCCTGGTCGTGCTGCGGGCGCTCCAGGGCGCGGCCCTGGCCGGGCTGCCGGCCTCGGCGACCGCGTATCTCGCCGAGGAGGTCAGCCCCAAGGCGCTGGTCACCGCGATCGGGCTGTTCGTCGCGGGCAACAGCGTCGGCGGGATGAGCGGCCGGGTCATCACCGGCTGGGTCGCGCAGGAGTGGGGCTGGCGGGTCGCCGTCGGGGTGATCGGCGCGATCGCCGTCGCCTGCGCGGTGGCCTTCCGGGTGCTGCTTCCGGCGCCGCGGAACTTCAGGGCGGGCTCCCTGCGGCCGCGCGTGCTGGCCCGGACGGTCCGCGCCCACCTGTCCAACCCGCTGCTGTGCCGGCTGTACGCGATCGGCGCGCTGTTCATGACGGTGTTCGGCGGTGTGTACACGGTCATCGGCTACCGGCTGACCGAGGCCCCGTTCTCGCTGCCGCAGGGCATCATCGGCTCGGTCTTCCTCGTGTACCTCGTCGGTACGGTGTCGGCGTCGACGGCCGGCCGCCTGGTGGGCCGGCTGGGCCGCCGGGGCGCGCTGTACGCGGCCGGCGGTACGACCGCCGCCGGCCTGCTGCTGTCCCTCGCCGGCTCCCTCCCGCTGGTCCTGCTGGGGCTGGTCCTCATCACCGGCGGCTTCTTCGCGGGCCACGCGGTGGCCTCCTCGGCGGTCAGCAAGACGGCCTCCCACGGTCGCGCCCAGGCCTCGGCGCTGTACCAGTCCGCGTACTACGTCGGCTCCAGCGCCGGCAGCACGGTCGGCGCCCTCGCCTTCCACGCGGGCGGCTGGCCGGGGACCGTCGGGGTCGGGCTGCTCGCCGTGCTCGGCGTCGTGACGATCACGGTGTTCGGGACGCGGGCGGCGCGGCTGCAGCGCAGGCTCGCCACGGCCGCCTGA
- the dnaN gene encoding DNA polymerase III subunit beta, with translation MEFRIDRAAFAEAVGRAVRALPARTPVPVLGGLLLEADAGRLAVTGFDFEAAVRVEADAEVAAPGRVLVPGRRLLEVCRVLPEGPVSCALEASRFAVEADGTRFGLSTLPLAEYPALPAAPAPCGTVDAGAFATAVAQVAVAAGRDETLPLLTGVQLRLDGGEMTLAASDRYRYAVRRLEWRPGAAADGVVDALLPARPLLDVARSLGRGGDLLIGWDPAGGGGLIGFEGGRTRTALRLLDGRLPAYRSLFDMAGAAVAEVEREGLAEAVRRVAVVAEANSPVRLDFSGDGVMLRAGYGDDVAAQRLPATLTGADEMPVAFNPAYLLDALTSFESPRVRLELLGAGQRALLHAVDEQEAAAGEHRHLLMSVKQLV, from the coding sequence ATGGAGTTCCGCATCGACCGTGCGGCGTTCGCCGAGGCCGTGGGCCGGGCGGTACGGGCGCTGCCCGCCCGGACGCCGGTTCCGGTGCTGGGCGGGCTGCTGCTGGAGGCGGACGCGGGGCGGCTGGCCGTGACGGGGTTCGACTTCGAGGCGGCGGTACGGGTGGAGGCCGACGCGGAGGTCGCTGCGCCCGGGCGGGTGCTCGTGCCGGGGCGGCGGCTGCTGGAGGTCTGCCGGGTGCTGCCCGAGGGGCCGGTGAGCTGTGCGCTGGAGGCGTCGCGGTTCGCGGTGGAGGCGGACGGGACGCGCTTCGGGCTGTCGACGCTGCCACTCGCCGAGTACCCGGCCCTGCCCGCGGCGCCCGCGCCGTGCGGCACGGTGGACGCCGGCGCGTTCGCGACCGCCGTCGCGCAGGTCGCGGTCGCGGCCGGGCGCGACGAGACGCTGCCGCTGCTGACGGGCGTCCAACTGCGCCTGGACGGCGGGGAGATGACGCTGGCGGCCTCGGACCGCTACCGGTACGCCGTGCGGCGGCTGGAGTGGCGGCCGGGGGCGGCGGCCGACGGGGTGGTGGACGCGTTGCTGCCCGCGCGGCCGCTGCTGGACGTCGCGCGGTCGCTCGGCCGCGGCGGGGACCTGCTGATCGGGTGGGACCCGGCCGGCGGGGGCGGGCTGATCGGCTTCGAGGGCGGGCGGACGCGGACGGCGCTGCGGCTCCTGGACGGGCGGCTGCCGGCGTACAGGTCGCTGTTCGACATGGCGGGGGCCGCGGTCGCCGAGGTGGAGCGCGAAGGGCTCGCGGAGGCCGTGCGGCGGGTCGCGGTGGTGGCGGAGGCGAACAGTCCGGTGCGGCTGGACTTCTCGGGCGACGGCGTCATGCTGCGCGCCGGCTACGGCGACGACGTGGCGGCCCAGCGCCTGCCGGCCACGCTGACCGGCGCCGACGAGATGCCCGTGGCCTTCAACCCGGCCTACCTGCTGGACGCGCTGACGTCCTTCGAGAGCCCGCGGGTCCGGCTGGAGCTGCTGGGGGCGGGGCAGCGGGCGCTGCTGCACGCCGTCGACGAGCAGGAGGCGGCCGCCGGGGAGCACCGGCATCTGTTGATGTCGGTGAAGCAGCTGGTGTGA
- a CDS encoding alpha/beta hydrolase → MAHQATPVRRARLGRSLGPEPTAVSGVVLLLPGGVELSGRRPSPMLATASVRALGRRLARAGREEGLAVHVVHYRCRGWNGSEANLARDAAWAADEVVRRYGDVPVCLAGLGMGGRAALRAAGHEAVNSVLALAPWLPEEDVAASPEPVKQLAGRQVLIVHGTNDERTDPELSFRLAARAKKANRDVCRFEVHADGHGLNQYRDEVLALAEDFVMGAVFGRTVSRPVRDALAAPPPLGLRMPLAAGFCPSRR, encoded by the coding sequence ATGGCACACCAAGCGACGCCGGTTCGCAGGGCCCGGCTGGGCAGGTCACTCGGTCCGGAGCCGACGGCGGTGAGCGGCGTGGTGCTGCTGCTGCCCGGCGGCGTTGAGCTCTCCGGCCGCAGACCGTCGCCCATGCTCGCGACCGCCTCCGTACGGGCCCTGGGACGCCGCCTGGCCCGGGCCGGACGGGAAGAGGGACTCGCCGTGCACGTGGTGCACTACCGCTGCCGCGGCTGGAACGGCAGCGAGGCGAATCTCGCGCGGGACGCGGCATGGGCGGCCGACGAGGTCGTACGGCGTTACGGAGACGTCCCCGTCTGCCTCGCCGGGCTCGGCATGGGCGGTCGCGCGGCGCTGCGCGCGGCCGGTCACGAGGCGGTCAACTCCGTGCTGGCGCTCGCCCCTTGGCTGCCGGAGGAGGACGTGGCGGCGTCACCCGAGCCGGTGAAGCAGCTGGCCGGGCGGCAGGTGCTGATCGTGCACGGCACGAACGACGAACGAACGGATCCCGAGTTGTCGTTCCGGCTGGCGGCGCGGGCGAAGAAGGCCAATCGGGATGTGTGCCGGTTCGAAGTGCACGCGGACGGGCACGGGCTGAATCAGTACCGGGACGAAGTGCTGGCGCTGGCCGAGGACTTCGTGATGGGGGCGGTGTTCGGGCGGACCGTGTCGCGGCCGGTGCGGGACGCGCTGGCCGCGCCGCCGCCGTTGGGGTTGCGGATGCCGTTGGCTGCGGGGTTCTGTCCTTCGCGGCGGTAG
- a CDS encoding LysR family transcriptional regulator, which translates to MQHQQSSRRRLSPSSDTEDMTMLLAPRLAYFAGVARTEHVTRAAQEMNVPQSTLSRSMARLEQDLGVDLFARHGRTVSLTPAGRTFLTSVERALAEIERAAEEVRADADPTTGKVAFGFLHTMGAETVPGLLQAFRADHPRVRFSLVQNYGEAMLERLRAGELDLCLTSPVPDAPDLVARRLDEQKLRLVVPADHSLAGRRRIRLAEAADETFVTLEPGYGLRRITDDLCKEAGFKPRIAFEGEEAETLRGLVAAGLGVALLPPPAVPRPGVVELTVTSPRAAREIGVAWLEGRPDTPPVAAFKKFLLSRRGSLLP; encoded by the coding sequence ATGCAGCATCAGCAGAGCTCACGGCGTCGCCTGTCACCAAGCAGTGACACAGAAGACATGACGATGTTGCTCGCGCCCCGCCTCGCGTACTTCGCCGGCGTCGCCCGCACCGAGCACGTCACCCGCGCCGCGCAGGAGATGAACGTCCCCCAGTCGACCCTCTCCCGGTCCATGGCCCGCCTGGAGCAGGACCTGGGGGTGGACCTCTTCGCCCGCCACGGCCGCACGGTCTCCCTCACCCCGGCCGGCCGCACCTTCCTCACCTCCGTCGAACGCGCTCTGGCCGAGATCGAGCGCGCCGCCGAGGAGGTGCGCGCCGACGCCGACCCCACCACCGGCAAGGTGGCCTTCGGCTTCCTGCACACCATGGGCGCCGAGACGGTCCCCGGCCTCCTCCAGGCCTTCCGCGCCGACCACCCGCGCGTGCGCTTCAGCCTCGTCCAGAACTACGGGGAGGCCATGCTCGAGCGCCTCCGCGCGGGCGAACTCGACCTCTGCCTGACCTCCCCGGTCCCGGACGCCCCCGACCTGGTCGCCCGCCGCCTGGACGAGCAGAAACTCCGCCTGGTCGTGCCCGCCGACCACTCCCTCGCCGGCCGCCGCCGCATCCGCCTCGCCGAGGCGGCCGACGAAACCTTCGTCACCCTCGAACCCGGCTACGGCCTCCGCCGCATCACCGACGACCTCTGCAAGGAGGCGGGCTTCAAGCCCCGCATCGCCTTCGAGGGCGAGGAGGCGGAGACCCTGCGCGGCCTGGTGGCGGCGGGCCTGGGAGTAGCCCTCCTGCCCCCACCGGCAGTCCCGCGCCCCGGGGTGGTGGAACTGACGGTCACGTCCCCCCGAGCGGCCCGCGAGATCGGCGTGGCCTGGCTGGAGGGCAGACCGGACACGCCTCCGGTGGCGGCGTTCAAGAAGTTCTTGCTTTCAAGGAGGGGAAGCCTGTTGCCCTGA